In the genome of Sciurus carolinensis chromosome 3, mSciCar1.2, whole genome shotgun sequence, one region contains:
- the Pask gene encoding LOW QUALITY PROTEIN: PAS domain-containing serine/threonine-protein kinase (The sequence of the model RefSeq protein was modified relative to this genomic sequence to represent the inferred CDS: inserted 1 base in 1 codon): MGPAARATTVPSARGRIHSCERLLSVVDQRRVGRAAGWHQRLRRPLPARGGCCRPVCPRSVTLVLRTRPPRGEPRAAHLPGSHGGRKCRSPSRGSEAPFSLGSSEVRAVGGGSLTPGPPATMEARGLLAFDDDRRCLSGSLPVPAPAEGPAAEATSESSKPFSSAHRHLSRKNGLSKLCQSRMALSEDRWSSYCLSSLAAQNICTSKLRCPVAPEHVDAAGSLGSASCCSLLRGLSPGGSAPLFPAPVCNPNKAVFTVDAKTTEILVANDKACRLLGYSSQDLIGQKLARFFLKSDSAVVEALSQEHVEADGHAAVVFSTVVDIVSRSGEKIPVSVWMKRVRQERGLCCVVVLEPVERVSAWVAFQSDGTITACDSLFAHLHGFASGEDVVGQRLTDLIPSAQLPSPGQPVPKSLKIQRSVGRARDGTTFPLSLKLKAKPSSQDVARVQEAPESDYWASVWVFCTISGLVTLLPDGTIYGINHSFALALFGYGRTELLGKNITFLIPGFYHYMALACDSSSQLPDLAGCLDVHSESGPGQMSWHAATGAQDPKVNGILAGDHLLPQDETLKLARSQDAAQMQQEVRAQLPSSPSEPLLGVDSIPEGSPPAHGEQTSSTDQQSVPKGSPPAHREQLSPRDQQSAPKGSPPAHGEQSSSTDQKSVPEGSPPADREQLSRTDQQSVPEGSPPADREQLSPTDQQSVPEGSPPDDREQLSPTDQQSVPEGSPPDDREQLSPMDQQSVPEGSPPSHGEQSSSVDQQNVPEGSLPALGEQSSSVDQQSVPEGSLPALGEQSSSVDQQSVPEGSLPAHNKQSLSENQQSISEEGPVTRGESSLLQDQQDDPEGGPPAQGDQLLFSDQGSAAVGKEEPAATEDPRQGPCGESRSEPVGTKSVGTASCEDSEPSDPAEDRDSALCLEAQQELVGVHSPNTGSLWADPPRLQPHMTGQLAGGGLPTHCPLYRSEWALGQRGQGPTPSPSRRAGVSLGTPTLDEPRLGAQNDREELQTCLMKERLPKPLGHSCTELVPAEHPSSTPVSFCHLGGRDLHSSHLGSSSACYALATDLPGVLERVEVQEADVSSYSWNLKELFLSDQTGGSPSPCSCATPEPNETPSPLVVGSDEDVGHLHRQRPGILGDRELLLLAGTYFDPGEGQQFQESCQGHHRTEPSRICLVSSEYHEAHGVDSPGYVRSTQDVSPEDMHPTAEDPRLSPQVTSTPVAPRAASMQQQIQEGTYSGSCYHRDGLRLSIQFEVKRVELQGSATLFCCWLVKDLLQSHRDAATRTRLLMASLPSSTHSMTELPGPSLGEVLRAKPWFEETPTPVELAELAACEGAYSHKYSTLSPLGSGAFGFVWTAVDKERNQEVVVKFIKKEKVLEDCWVEDPKLGKVTLEIAILSRVEHANIIKVLDVFENQGFFQLVMEKHGSGLDLFAFIDRHPALDEPLASYIFRQLVSAVGYLRSKGIVHRDIKDENIVIAEDFTIKLIDFGSAAYLERGKLFYTFCGTIEYCAPEVLMGNPYRGPELEMWSLGVTLYTLIFEENPFCEVEETMEAAIHPPRPVSQALMSLVSGLLQPAPEQRTTLEKLVTDPWVTQPVALAAYTWEEVCRLSQPESSLLTTASLERGSRSXSEAPRARGLCSLPAPGEAPVASAACVLRPPPASWLNTHFLLLFFTQFGESFGFQVPST; encoded by the exons ATGGGCCCGGCGGCCAGAGCGACCACTGTCCCCAGTGCCCGCGGGCGGATTCATTCGTGCGAACGGCTGCTTTCAGTGGTCGATCAGCGCAGGGTGGGAAGGGCCGCAGGCTGGCACCAGCGCCTTCGCCGGCCGCTCCCAGCCCGTGGAGGGTGCTGCCGCCCAGTTTGCCCTCGGTCTGTGACCCTGGTGTTGAGGACGAGGCCGCCGCGAGGCGAGCCGCGCGCCGCTCATCTTCCTGGATCTCACGGCGGGAGGAAATGCCGTTCACCGAGCCGCGGGTCAGAGGCGCCCTTTTCTCTTGGCTCCTCCGAG GTGAGAGCTGTTGGAGGAGGGAGCTTGACACCTGGCCCACCTGCTACCATGGAGGCCAGAGGCTTGCTGGCCTTCGATGATGACCGGAGGTGCCTGTCTGGGAGCCTGCCTGTGCCAGCGCCTGCTGAGGGCCCAGCTGCAGAGGCCACCTCTGAGTCCAGCAAGCCGTTCTCCTCAGCCCACAGACATCTGAGCAGGAAGAACGGGCTTTCTAAGCTCTGCCAGAGCAGAATGGCACTTTCTG AAGACAGATGGAGCTCCTACTGCCTCTCATCGCTGGCTGCCCAGAACATTTGTACCAGCAAGCTGCGCTGCCCCGTGGCACCCGAGCACGTGGATGCAGCTGGGTCTCTGGGCAGTGCGTCCTGCTGCTCCCTGTTGCGTGGCTTGTCTCCGGGGGGCTCTGCACCCCTGTTCCCAGCCCCTGTATGCAACCCCAACAAGGCCGTCTTCACCGTGGATGCCAAGACCACAGAG ATCCTGGTTGCCAATGACAAAGCTTGCAGGCTCCTGGGCTACAGCAGCCAGGATCTGATTGGCCAGAAGCTGGCGCGGTTCTTCCTGAAGTCGGATTCTGCTGTGGTGGAAGCCCTCAGCCAGGAGCACGTGGAGGCAGATGGCCACGCCGCCGTGGTGTTCAGCACAGTG GTGGACATTGTCAGCCGCAGTGGGGAGAAGATTCCGGTCTCCGTGTGGATGAAGAGGGTGCGGCAGGAGCGTGGCCTGTGCTGCGTGGTGGTCCTGGAGCCTGTGGAGAGGGTCTCAGCCTGGGTCGCCTTCCAGAGCGAT GGGACCATCACGGCCTGCGACAGTCTCTTCGCTCACCTCCATGGTTTTGCCTCTGGGGAGGATGTGGTTGGACAGCGTCTCACAGACCTCATTCCGTCTGCGCAGCTCCCTTCTCCTGGGCAGCCTGTGCCAAAG AGTCTGAAGATCCAGAGGTCTGTCGGCAGAGCCAGGGATGGCACCACCTTCCCTCTGAGCTTGAAGCTGAAGGCCAAGCCCAGCAGCCAGGATGTGGCCAGGGTCCAGGAGGCCCCTGAGTCAGACTACTGGGCCTCAGTCTGGGTGTTCTGCACCATCAGCGGGCTTGTCACGCTCCTGCCAGACGGTACCATCTATGGCATCAACCACAGCTTTGCCCTGGCGCTGTTTGGCTACGGAAGGACAGAGCTTCTGGGCAAG AATATCACTTTCTTGATTCCTGGTTTCTACCACTACATGGCCCTTGCATGTGACAGCTCTTCACAGCTGCCGGACCTGGCTGGCTGCTTGGACGTCCACAGCGAGAGTGGTCCTGGGCAGATGAGCTGGCACGCAGCCACTGGAGCCCAGG ATCCAAAGGTGAACGGGATACTTGCCGGTGACCACCTGCTGCCACAAGATGAGACCCTGAAGCTGGCGAGAAGCCAAGATGCAGCTCAGATGCAGCAGGAAGTGCGAGCCCAGCTCCCTTCCTCCCCATCAGAGCCCTTGCTGGG GGTAGACAGTATCCCTGAGGGAAGCCCGCCAGCCCACGGGGAGCAGACATCATCCACAGACCAGCAAAGTGTCCCCAAGGGAAGCCCTCCAGCCCACAGAGAACAGTTGTCACCCAGGGACCAGCAAAGTGCCCCCAAGGGAAGCCCTCCAGCCCATGGGGAACAGTCATCATCCACAGACCAAAAAAGTGTCCCTGAGGGAAGCCCTCCAGCCGACAGGGAACAGTTGTCACGCACAGACCAGCAAAGTGTCCCTGAGGGAAGCCCTCCAGCTGACAGGGAACAGTTGTCACCCACAGACCAGCAAAGTGTCCCTGAGGGAAGCCCTCCAGATGACAGGGAACAGTTGTCACCCACGGACCAGCAAAGTGTCCCTGAGGGAAGCCCTCCAGATGACAGGGAACAGTTGTCACCCATGGACCAGCAAAGTGTCCCCGAGGGAAGCCCTCCATCCCATGGGGAACAGTCGTCATCTGTGGACCAGCAAAATGTCCCCGAGGGAAGCCTGCCAGCCCTTGGGGAACAGTCGTCGTCTGTGGACCAGCAAAGTGTCCCCGAGGGAAGCCTGCCAGCCCTTGGGGAACAGTCGTCGTCTGTGGACCAGCAAAGTGTCCCCGAGGGGAGCCTGCCAGCCCATAATAAACAGTCACTGTCTGAGAACCAGCAGAGTATCTCAGAAGAAGGCCCAGTGACCCGTGGTGAATCTTCATTGCTCCAGGACCAGCAAGATGACCCAGAAGGAGGCCCACCAGCCCAAGGTGACCAGTTACTGTTCTCAGACCAGGGAAGTGCTGCTGTGGGGAAAGAAGAGCCTGCAGCAACAGAGGACCCCAGGCAGGGTCCCTGTGGAGAAAGCAGGTCTGAGCCCGTGGGTACAAAATCCGTGGGTACGGCTTCATGTGAGGATTCTGAGCCTTCAGACCCAGCTGAGGATAGGGACAGTGCCCTGTGTCTGGAGGCTCAGCAGGAGCTGGTGGGTGTCCACAGCCCTAACACTGGCAGCCTCTGGGCTGACCCCCCCAGGCTGCAGCCACACATGACGGGGCAGCTGGCAGGGGGAGGCCTCCCGACACACTGCCCTCTTTACAGGAGCGAGTGGGCCCTAGGGCAGCGAGGCCAGGGCCCGacccccagcccctccaggaGGGCGGGTGTCTCCTTGGGGACGCCCACTCTGGATGAGCCCAGGCTGGGGGCACAGAACGACCGAGAAGAGCTGCAGACTTGCTTGATGAAGGAGAGGCTGCCGAAGCCTCTGGGCCACTCCTGCACTGAGCTGGTCCCAGCAGAGcacccctcctccaccccagtgTCCTTCTGCCACCTGGGAGGCAGAGACCTTCACAGCAGCCACCTGGGCAGCTCCTCGGCCTGCTACGCCTTGGCCACTGACCTCCCTGGAGTCCTGGAGCGGGTGGAGGTCCAGGAGGCCGATGTGAGTTCTTACTCCTGGAACCTCAAGGAACTCTTCCTTAGTGATCAGACCGGTGGCTCTCCATCTCCTTGCTCCTGTGCCACACCTGAGCCCAATGAGACGCCCTCTCCTTTAGTGGTGGGCTCTGATGAGGACGTGGGCCATCTCCACAGGCAGAGGCCAGGTATCCTGGGTGACAGGGAACTGTTGCTACTGGCCGGCACCTACTTTGACCCTGGCGAAGGCCAGCAGTTCCAGGAAAGCTGTCAAGGGCACCATCGGACAGAACCCTCTAGGATTTGTCTAGTGTCCTCTGAATATCACGAAGCTCACGGCGTGGACAGCCCAGGCTACGTTCGTTCCACACAGGATGTGAGCCCAGAGGATATGCACCCGACTGCAGAGGACCCAAGGCTGAGTCCACAGGTCACCTCCACACCTGTGGCACCCAGGGCTGCCAGCATGCAGCAGCAGATCCAGGAGGGCACCTACTCTGGGAGTTGCTACCACCGAGACGGACTGCGGCTGA GCATACAGTTCGAGGTGAAGCGGGTGGAGCTCCAGGGCTCTGCGACCCTCTTCTGCTGCTGGCTGGTGAAGGACCTCCTGCAGAGCCACAGGGACGCAGCCACCAGGACCCGCCTGCTCATGGCCAGCCTGCCCAGCTCCACCCACTCCATGACCGAGCTCCCCGGACCCAGCCTCGGGGAG GTGCTCAGAGCCAAGCCCTGGTTCGAGGAGACGCCCACACCTGTGGAGCTGGCGGAGCTGGCGGCCTGCGAGGGGGCCTATTCCCACAAGTACAGCACCCTCAGCCCCCTCGGCAGCGGGGCCTTTGGGTTCGTCTGGACCGCGGTGGATAAGGAGCGGAACCAGGAG GTGGTGGTGAAGTTTATTAAGAAGGAGAAGGTTTTGGAAGACTGTTGGGTGGAGGATCCCAAACTTGGAAAAGTCACTCTGGAGATTGCAATTCTCTCCAGGGTGGAGCACGCCAATATCATCAAG GTGCTGGATGTATTTGAAAACCAGGGCTTCTTCCAGCTGGTGATGGAGAAGCACGGCTCTGGGCTGGACCTCTTTGCTTTCATCGACCGTCACCCTGCCCTGGATGAGCCCCTGGCAAGCTACATCTTCCGACAG TTGGTGTCAGCGGTGGGTTACCTGCGCTCAAAGGGCATTGTGCACCGGGACATCAAGGACGAGAACATTGTGATTGCGGAGGACTTCACCATCAAGCTGATAGACTTTGGGTCCGCCGCCTACTTGGAAAGGGGCAAGCTGTTTTACACCTTCTGCGGGACGATCGAGTACTGCGCCCCTGAGGTTCTCATGGGAAACCC